One window of Klebsiella quasivariicola genomic DNA carries:
- a CDS encoding LysR family transcriptional regulator has product MNLFENIKIFIEIVDAGSFAQAAENLQIHRPAVTKALQQLEQESGVRLLQRTTRRLYLTPEGEEFYRRSKPLLSQADDLLESFAPDRPIRGQLRVDMPIAFARLLVIPHLPEFYQTHPEVEIVLSSSDVRRDMLRDGLDCLLRVGDLEDGDYVARSLGEVALTTCASPGYLARYGAPATLEDLQSHLAVNWVNSSSRQIMPWRFQTAEGIRQIAIPGKLVLDNSEVFTAAGLAGLGMLQGMRFFLQPYIDSGQLVEILPDFPAPRRPLSLLYPHRHLSHKVRVFADWLQGLVATLDRSVSA; this is encoded by the coding sequence ATGAATCTGTTTGAAAATATTAAAATTTTTATTGAAATCGTCGATGCCGGCAGCTTTGCCCAGGCGGCGGAAAATTTGCAGATCCACCGACCGGCGGTGACCAAAGCGCTGCAGCAACTGGAGCAGGAGAGCGGGGTCCGGCTGCTGCAGCGCACCACCCGGCGTCTGTATCTCACGCCGGAGGGGGAAGAGTTTTATCGCCGCAGCAAACCATTGCTCTCCCAGGCCGACGATCTGCTGGAGTCGTTCGCGCCGGACCGGCCGATCCGCGGTCAGCTGCGCGTTGATATGCCGATCGCCTTTGCCCGGCTGCTGGTGATCCCGCATCTGCCGGAGTTTTATCAGACCCATCCGGAGGTGGAGATTGTCCTCAGCAGCTCCGACGTACGCCGGGATATGCTGCGCGATGGTCTGGATTGCCTGCTGCGGGTGGGGGATCTTGAGGATGGCGACTATGTGGCGCGTTCGCTGGGGGAGGTGGCGTTAACCACCTGCGCCAGTCCGGGCTATCTGGCGCGCTATGGAGCGCCCGCGACGCTGGAGGACCTGCAGTCGCATCTGGCGGTGAACTGGGTGAACAGCAGCAGCCGGCAGATTATGCCCTGGCGATTCCAGACCGCGGAGGGCATCAGGCAGATCGCCATCCCCGGTAAACTGGTGCTGGACAACTCTGAAGTCTTTACTGCCGCCGGGCTGGCGGGGCTGGGGATGCTGCAGGGGATGCGTTTCTTTTTGCAACCTTATATCGACAGTGGACAGCTGGTGGAAATTCTGCCCGATTTCCCGGCGCCGCGGCGACCGTTGTCGCTGCTCTATCCGCACCGGCATCTGTCGCATAAGGTGCGGGTCTTTGCCGACTGGCTGCAGGGGCTGGTAGCGACGCTGGATCGATCGGTGTCGGCTTGA
- a CDS encoding NADH:flavin oxidoreductase/NADH oxidase yields the protein MSHLFSATRIGQLTLDNRIVIAPMCQYSADEGKATSWHRIHLGQLAFSGAGLLILEATAVEPAGRISPGDLGLWDDETENALRAVVEDIRAWSPVRLGIQLGHAGRKASCAAPWQGGHQLALNAGGWQTVAPSAVAFHDGDRAPAELSHADLARIKAAFVASALRAQRLGFELIELHAAHGYLLHQFLSPLSNQRRDEYGGSLENRMRYPLEVFKAIRDAVGSAMAVGVRLSATDWVEDGWDCEQSIQFSQQLEALGSDYIHVSSGGLSPQQAIAVGPGYQLPFARDIREQVAIPVIGVGLITDAQQAEMALEEGDADLIALARAVLYDPHWPWHAAASLGAQVRVPSQYLRSEPHGLKGTLVPNR from the coding sequence ATGAGTCATCTTTTTAGCGCGACGCGTATTGGTCAGCTGACGCTGGATAATCGCATCGTTATTGCCCCGATGTGTCAGTACTCTGCCGATGAGGGAAAAGCCACCTCCTGGCATCGGATCCATCTCGGACAGCTGGCCTTCTCCGGCGCAGGCCTGTTAATTCTGGAAGCCACGGCGGTAGAGCCTGCGGGGCGTATTTCCCCGGGGGATCTGGGGCTGTGGGATGATGAAACCGAAAACGCTCTGCGCGCGGTGGTAGAGGATATCCGGGCCTGGTCGCCTGTCCGCCTCGGGATCCAGCTGGGGCACGCCGGACGCAAAGCCTCCTGCGCGGCCCCGTGGCAGGGAGGGCATCAGCTGGCGCTCAACGCAGGTGGCTGGCAAACCGTCGCCCCGTCCGCCGTGGCGTTTCACGATGGCGATCGCGCCCCCGCTGAACTGAGCCATGCCGACCTGGCGCGCATCAAAGCGGCTTTCGTTGCCAGCGCGCTGCGCGCCCAGCGGCTGGGCTTTGAGCTGATTGAACTGCACGCCGCCCACGGCTATCTGCTGCACCAGTTTCTCTCCCCGCTCAGTAATCAGCGCCGCGACGAGTACGGCGGTTCGCTGGAAAACCGGATGCGCTATCCGCTGGAAGTCTTTAAAGCGATCCGCGACGCGGTAGGCAGCGCCATGGCGGTGGGGGTCAGGTTGTCGGCGACCGACTGGGTCGAAGACGGCTGGGACTGCGAACAGTCCATTCAGTTTAGCCAGCAGCTGGAAGCGCTGGGCAGCGACTATATTCACGTCTCCAGCGGCGGTTTGTCGCCCCAGCAGGCGATCGCCGTCGGACCGGGGTATCAGTTGCCTTTCGCCCGCGATATTCGCGAGCAGGTAGCTATCCCGGTGATTGGCGTGGGGCTGATCACCGACGCGCAGCAGGCGGAAATGGCGCTGGAAGAAGGCGATGCCGACCTGATCGCCCTCGCCCGCGCGGTACTCTACGATCCGCACTGGCCGTGGCACGCTGCGGCCAGCCTTGGCGCCCAGGTGCGCGTGCCGTCGCAGTACCTGCGATCGGAGCCGCACGGCCTGAAAGGCACCCTGGTCCCGAACCGCTGA
- a CDS encoding FAD-NAD(P)-binding protein, translated as MKSIAIVGAGPTGIYTLYELVKRGELLAITLFEKEAQAGVGMPYSDDNTAAQMLANIASIEIPPIDLTYLQWLQQHSDGWLTARGLERHTLHERQFLPRVILGEYYRDRFLYLVERARDAGFVIRVCESCEVTDIAVQPAGIAIYTDSAAEPVMVDLVAIATGHLWPEEERASRQYFPSPWTGLMEARIAPCRVGILGTSLSAIDAAVAVVARHGVFHTENDKTTHFVLHPGSEALEITLMSRNGVLPEADFYCPIPWEPLEIATPAALEAAVAQGSDGLLDRVFGLIVKELEYTAPDWCAATGLRQLTPDTIADVWFADRHSHDPFQWAQRNLQEVERNKRDHHTVPWRYTILRLHEAIETVVPQLNDEDSRRFRQGLARVFIDNYAAIPPESIRRLLALHQAGILRIVALGEDYDLQREASRTVIVHHQQRSEFDVFIDARGQKALKTRDLPFPSLRQQLLACGDDIPDVGDDYTLQAPETLRSRVAFGALPWLMHDRPFVQGLTASAEIGSAMARAVSQQATGRRRRLWFIE; from the coding sequence ATGAAGAGTATTGCCATCGTCGGCGCCGGGCCGACGGGGATTTACACCTTGTATGAACTGGTGAAGCGTGGTGAGCTGCTGGCCATCACGCTGTTTGAAAAAGAGGCGCAGGCCGGGGTGGGTATGCCCTACAGTGACGATAATACCGCGGCACAGATGCTGGCCAACATTGCCAGCATTGAGATCCCCCCCATCGACCTGACCTATCTGCAATGGCTGCAGCAGCACAGCGACGGCTGGCTGACGGCGCGCGGCCTGGAGCGGCACACGCTGCATGAGCGCCAGTTTCTGCCGCGGGTGATCCTCGGCGAGTACTATCGCGACCGCTTTCTGTATCTCGTTGAGCGGGCCCGGGACGCCGGCTTTGTGATTCGGGTCTGTGAATCCTGTGAAGTCACGGATATTGCCGTCCAGCCCGCCGGGATCGCTATCTATACCGATAGCGCCGCAGAGCCGGTGATGGTCGACCTGGTGGCGATTGCCACCGGCCATCTGTGGCCAGAAGAAGAGCGCGCCAGCCGACAGTACTTCCCCAGCCCGTGGACCGGCCTGATGGAGGCCCGGATCGCCCCCTGCCGGGTGGGGATCCTCGGGACGTCATTAAGCGCGATTGATGCCGCCGTTGCGGTGGTAGCCCGCCACGGTGTTTTCCATACCGAAAACGACAAAACGACCCATTTTGTCCTCCATCCCGGCAGCGAGGCGCTGGAGATAACCCTGATGTCGCGCAACGGCGTGCTCCCGGAAGCCGATTTTTACTGCCCGATCCCGTGGGAGCCGCTGGAGATTGCCACTCCCGCCGCCCTCGAAGCGGCCGTTGCTCAGGGCAGCGACGGTCTGCTGGATCGCGTGTTCGGGCTGATCGTCAAGGAGCTGGAATATACCGCGCCGGACTGGTGCGCGGCGACGGGGCTCCGTCAGCTAACGCCTGACACCATCGCCGACGTCTGGTTTGCCGACCGGCACAGCCACGATCCATTCCAGTGGGCGCAGCGCAATCTGCAGGAGGTGGAGCGTAATAAACGCGACCACCATACTGTGCCCTGGCGCTACACCATACTTCGTCTGCATGAAGCGATCGAAACCGTGGTGCCGCAGCTCAACGACGAGGACAGCCGTCGCTTCCGCCAGGGCCTCGCCCGGGTGTTTATCGATAACTACGCCGCCATTCCGCCGGAATCCATTCGCCGGCTGCTGGCCCTGCATCAGGCGGGTATTCTGCGTATTGTGGCGCTCGGCGAGGATTATGATTTGCAGCGTGAGGCCAGCCGAACCGTCATTGTTCATCACCAACAGCGCAGCGAATTTGATGTCTTTATCGATGCCCGCGGACAAAAAGCGCTAAAAACCCGGGATCTGCCCTTCCCTTCACTGCGCCAGCAGCTGCTGGCCTGCGGCGACGACATACCGGATGTCGGTGATGACTACACCCTGCAGGCCCCTGAGACGCTGCGCAGTCGGGTCGCCTTCGGCGCTCTTCCCTGGCTGATGCACGATCGCCCGTTTGTGCAGGGGCTGACGGCCAGCGCCGAGATTGGCAGCGCAATGGCCCGCGCCGTGTCGCAACAGGCAACCGGCCGTCGGCGTCGCCTCTGGTTTATTGAATGA
- a CDS encoding MFS transporter, with protein sequence MHGWTSRQRNAAIASFLSWTLDAFDFFLLVFLLSDIAHSFHVDLEEVTLAILLTLAVRPVGALIFGRAAEKYGRKPILMLNIVFFSAFELLSAAAPSLMLFFLLRVLYGVAMGGIWGVASSLAMETIPDRSRGLMSGLFQAGYPFGYLLAAVAYGLLFEQLGWRGMFVIGAAPVLLLPFIYFCVEESPVWLAARQNKASTALLPVLRSHWKLCLYLVVLMAAFNFFSHGTQDLYPVFLKVQHGFEPKTVSIIAVCYNIASIIGGVFFGSLSEKIGRRKAIMIAALLALPVIPLWAFASGSLALGAGAFLMQFMVQGAWGVIPTWLNELVPANTRAVLPGFVYQLGNLLASVNATLQASIAQHHGHNYGLAMALVAGTVAIVITVLTFFGREGRVIHPAGEVHPQPLSTSR encoded by the coding sequence ATGCATGGCTGGACTTCACGACAGCGCAACGCGGCGATTGCCAGTTTTTTAAGCTGGACGCTCGATGCTTTCGATTTCTTTCTGTTGGTCTTTTTACTGAGCGATATCGCCCACTCGTTTCACGTCGACCTTGAAGAGGTCACCCTGGCGATTCTCCTGACCCTGGCCGTTCGGCCGGTGGGCGCGCTGATTTTCGGCAGGGCGGCGGAAAAATATGGCCGCAAACCGATCCTGATGCTGAATATCGTCTTCTTCTCAGCCTTTGAGTTGCTCTCTGCCGCCGCGCCATCATTAATGCTGTTTTTCCTGCTGCGGGTGCTGTATGGCGTGGCGATGGGCGGGATCTGGGGCGTGGCCTCGTCGCTGGCGATGGAGACGATCCCCGATCGCTCGCGCGGGCTGATGTCCGGCCTGTTTCAGGCGGGATACCCCTTCGGCTATCTGCTGGCGGCAGTGGCTTATGGGCTGCTGTTTGAGCAGCTCGGCTGGCGCGGGATGTTTGTGATTGGAGCAGCTCCGGTTCTGCTGCTGCCATTTATCTATTTCTGCGTCGAGGAGTCACCGGTTTGGCTGGCGGCCCGGCAGAATAAAGCGAGTACGGCCCTGCTGCCGGTGCTGCGCAGTCACTGGAAGCTGTGCCTGTATCTGGTGGTGCTGATGGCGGCCTTTAACTTTTTCTCTCACGGGACGCAGGATCTGTACCCGGTCTTTTTGAAAGTTCAGCATGGTTTTGAGCCTAAAACGGTCAGCATCATCGCGGTCTGCTACAACATCGCCTCGATCATCGGCGGGGTGTTTTTCGGTTCGCTGTCGGAGAAGATTGGCCGGCGCAAAGCGATTATGATTGCCGCTCTGCTGGCGCTGCCGGTTATCCCGCTGTGGGCCTTCGCCAGCGGCTCGCTGGCGCTGGGGGCTGGGGCATTTCTGATGCAATTTATGGTGCAAGGCGCCTGGGGGGTGATCCCGACCTGGCTCAACGAACTGGTGCCGGCCAACACCCGGGCGGTACTGCCTGGCTTCGTCTATCAACTGGGCAATCTGCTGGCTTCGGTGAACGCCACGCTGCAGGCCTCCATTGCTCAACATCACGGGCATAACTATGGTCTGGCAATGGCCCTGGTGGCCGGGACGGTGGCGATCGTCATTACCGTACTGACCTTCTTCGGCCGTGAGGGACGGGTGATCCACCCTGCAGGGGAGGTGCATCCCCAGCCGCTCTCCACCAGTCGTTAA
- a CDS encoding DMT family transporter, producing MPYLLLTLAALFWGGNYVVGHVLVQGVDPILMTEARWALTALLLGLLYHRQIAASRHLLRENAPAVLVLTLCGQVSFPLTLYIGLQTTSALNAAIYMSATPSMVLLINRLIFRDPVSVRNWLGVIFSTLGVMILLFQGNPLHAASLHSFAIGDLWAMGSALSWALYCSLLRLKDRRIPANGFVAVSSLLGALILLPIVIFWLMRHPAQDWAAWREPFFLSGLAYLVIFPSWLAYLFWNKGIAAIGATRGEIYTHIIPLSGGVFSILFLHTQPHAWHLFSALFIMLGIVICSLEKRLAAAGRLSTPGHRG from the coding sequence ATGCCCTATCTGTTACTGACGCTGGCAGCTCTGTTTTGGGGCGGGAATTATGTTGTCGGGCACGTGCTGGTGCAGGGCGTGGATCCGATCCTGATGACCGAAGCGCGATGGGCGTTAACGGCGCTGCTGCTGGGCCTGCTCTATCACCGGCAGATCGCCGCCAGCCGCCACCTGCTGCGGGAAAACGCCCCGGCGGTGCTGGTGCTCACCCTCTGTGGCCAGGTCAGCTTCCCGCTTACGCTCTATATTGGCCTGCAAACCACCTCTGCCCTTAACGCCGCCATCTATATGTCTGCCACGCCGAGCATGGTGCTGTTGATTAACCGGCTGATTTTCCGCGACCCGGTATCGGTGCGTAACTGGCTGGGGGTCATCTTCAGCACCCTCGGCGTAATGATCCTGTTATTCCAGGGAAACCCACTGCACGCCGCCTCGCTGCATAGCTTTGCCATCGGCGATCTGTGGGCGATGGGATCGGCGCTGAGCTGGGCGCTCTACTGCTCGCTATTACGTCTGAAGGACCGCCGGATCCCGGCGAATGGCTTTGTCGCCGTCAGCTCGCTGCTCGGCGCGCTGATCCTGCTGCCCATCGTCATCTTCTGGCTGATGCGCCACCCGGCGCAGGACTGGGCCGCCTGGCGCGAGCCGTTTTTCCTCAGCGGCCTGGCGTATCTGGTGATTTTCCCGTCGTGGCTGGCCTATCTGTTCTGGAACAAAGGTATCGCCGCGATTGGCGCCACCCGGGGAGAAATTTACACCCATATCATCCCGCTCTCCGGCGGGGTGTTTAGCATCCTCTTCCTGCATACCCAGCCGCATGCCTGGCATCTGTTCAGCGCCCTGTTTATCATGCTGGGGATCGTCATTTGCTCCCTGGAAAAACGCCTGGCAGCGGCCGGGCGCCTGTCGACACCCGGTCACAGAGGTTAA
- a CDS encoding iron-containing redox enzyme family protein produces the protein MRNTDNGVIGSDQTAVMARLALDELIDQLVHSNALSLKLTANPLVSDRAWHLTENTCIRAFSADDPQAKKRAHHALFILYQSWLADPLSPAAANQFHPLLSGIRNYIESEWLRAESKRFHCQRPMLNAGNIVDELRALCQQHPASHHPLFDFLATKASVAQIDYFFKSDSALNLLFFDLVAMGLVGSLPETRAEIAQNLWDEIGQGSTEITHVNLYKDLLKRRNIALPDNHFAHLYEWQGLAGYNAFMLGGVNRQHYYKSLGVMAMTELLDPPQYEKLVTGCRRIGLSDRDVHYYAEHITVDIGHADGWLNNVIVPIGKKHPAAMEEVYFGAALRLQTCNDYYDGLLAALQSLDGSVAAQSVPPSE, from the coding sequence ATGCGTAATACTGATAATGGGGTGATTGGAAGCGACCAGACCGCGGTGATGGCCAGGCTGGCGCTGGATGAATTAATCGACCAGCTTGTTCACAGCAACGCGCTGTCGCTGAAGCTGACGGCTAACCCACTGGTGTCCGACAGGGCCTGGCATCTAACCGAGAATACCTGTATTCGCGCCTTCTCCGCTGACGACCCGCAGGCTAAAAAGCGGGCGCACCACGCGCTGTTCATTCTCTACCAGTCCTGGCTTGCCGACCCGCTCTCGCCAGCGGCAGCCAATCAGTTTCATCCGCTGCTTTCCGGGATCAGAAATTACATTGAGTCTGAGTGGCTGCGCGCGGAAAGCAAACGTTTCCACTGCCAGAGACCGATGCTGAACGCCGGCAATATCGTCGACGAACTGCGCGCCTTATGCCAGCAACACCCGGCGTCTCATCATCCGCTGTTCGATTTCCTTGCCACCAAGGCCTCTGTGGCGCAAATCGACTATTTCTTCAAAAGCGACAGCGCGCTGAATCTGCTGTTCTTCGATCTCGTGGCGATGGGGCTGGTCGGTTCGCTGCCGGAAACTCGCGCCGAGATTGCGCAAAATCTGTGGGATGAGATAGGCCAGGGCAGCACTGAGATCACCCACGTCAATTTGTACAAGGATTTACTGAAGCGGCGGAATATCGCTTTGCCGGACAATCATTTTGCCCATTTGTACGAGTGGCAGGGGCTGGCCGGGTATAACGCCTTTATGCTGGGCGGCGTTAACCGTCAGCATTATTACAAATCACTGGGCGTGATGGCCATGACCGAGCTGCTCGACCCGCCGCAGTATGAAAAACTGGTAACGGGCTGTCGGCGGATTGGGCTTTCCGATCGCGACGTGCATTACTATGCCGAACATATCACCGTCGATATCGGCCATGCGGACGGCTGGCTGAACAATGTGATTGTGCCGATTGGCAAAAAACATCCGGCGGCGATGGAGGAGGTCTACTTTGGCGCCGCGCTGCGCCTGCAAACCTGTAACGATTACTATGATGGTCTGCTGGCGGCGCTGCAATCACTGGACGGCAGCGTTGCGGCTCAGAGCGTGCCGCCTTCTGAGTAG
- a CDS encoding TetR/AcrR family transcriptional regulator — MKPKQADILRHASALFNREGYQSPSIERIAEHAGISKMTFYRYYADKEALILAILRQKESKFMQDLAQITADKASAREKLFAVFDYYHRWFTCETFHGCMFTRALFEYGASSPAIREQCSRFKSLLWQFFRDILLLVLKPEPAERVAMMMVMLIDGAIAAQQAESVECREIPPGMAAWSAAKALIYSEGGTL, encoded by the coding sequence ATGAAGCCAAAACAAGCGGACATTCTCCGCCACGCCAGCGCGCTGTTTAATCGCGAAGGATATCAGTCGCCCAGCATCGAGCGGATTGCTGAACATGCCGGCATCTCCAAAATGACTTTCTACCGCTATTACGCCGATAAAGAGGCGCTCATTCTGGCTATTCTCAGGCAGAAAGAGAGCAAATTTATGCAGGATCTGGCGCAGATCACGGCGGATAAAGCCAGCGCGCGGGAGAAGCTGTTTGCCGTGTTCGACTATTACCATCGCTGGTTTACCTGCGAAACGTTCCACGGCTGCATGTTTACCCGCGCGCTGTTTGAATATGGCGCGTCATCGCCGGCGATCCGGGAGCAGTGTTCCCGCTTCAAGTCGCTCCTCTGGCAGTTCTTCCGCGATATTCTCCTGCTGGTGTTAAAACCAGAGCCTGCCGAGCGGGTCGCCATGATGATGGTGATGCTCATCGATGGCGCTATCGCCGCCCAGCAGGCCGAGTCCGTGGAATGTCGGGAGATCCCGCCGGGGATGGCCGCCTGGAGCGCGGCCAAAGCGCTTATCTACTCAGAAGGCGGCACGCTCTGA
- a CDS encoding Hcp family type VI secretion system effector, translated as MSTPAHLWLEDENGSPILGSCLMPLRLGSIELKSFSHGVTIPVDPNWGKLTGTRIHQPVTIVKEFDQTTPLLYRAVCEGRTMKKATIKMYRILETGIEAEYFNIILENVKFTTVAPFLSPGGMSSTHLETLELRYEAITWKYTEGNIIYRDSWNDRCCA; from the coding sequence ATGTCTACACCCGCACATTTATGGCTGGAAGATGAAAATGGTTCCCCAATTCTCGGCAGTTGTTTGATGCCACTGCGCCTGGGTTCTATCGAGTTAAAATCCTTTTCTCATGGGGTAACTATTCCGGTAGATCCAAACTGGGGAAAACTAACCGGTACGCGGATCCATCAACCTGTAACGATCGTAAAGGAGTTCGACCAAACAACACCGCTCTTGTACAGAGCCGTCTGCGAAGGCCGAACCATGAAGAAGGCGACAATCAAGATGTACCGCATTCTGGAAACAGGTATCGAAGCCGAATATTTCAATATCATTCTGGAAAACGTCAAATTTACCACGGTTGCACCATTTCTTTCTCCGGGTGGGATGAGTAGTACCCATCTCGAAACACTCGAATTGCGTTATGAGGCGATCACCTGGAAGTATACCGAAGGGAATATTATCTATCGTGACTCATGGAATGACCGGTGTTGCGCCTGA
- a CDS encoding phosphoserine phosphatase codes for MLRLNSQLTDYEEIFAYGDTPEDFAMLALAATKIYRWDEAPP; via the coding sequence GTGTTGCGCCTGAACTCCCAGCTAACCGATTACGAGGAGATCTTCGCCTACGGCGATACGCCGGAAGATTTCGCCATGCTGGCGCTGGCCGCCACTAAAATCTATCGCTGGGATGAGGCTCCGCCATGA
- a CDS encoding GNAT family N-acetyltransferase, whose amino-acid sequence MAPPLPVSLRRREEMKLPLTTPRLLLRRFRTEDLPSFSHYRNLPEVARYQSWTHYDMAQATAFYEQQRSLAFAEDESWFQLAVEIQANGALAGDVGIHFFDQGRQAELGMTFSPAYQHQGYAREAVRAVMALLFEQLAHHRLMAVVDTRNTGAIKLLEGLGFRREAHYRQNIFFKGEWGDEYLYALLRSEYQ is encoded by the coding sequence ATGGCCCCGCCATTGCCCGTCTCATTGAGAAGAAGAGAAGAGATGAAATTACCCCTGACCACGCCCCGGCTGCTGCTGCGCCGGTTCAGAACGGAAGATCTGCCGTCTTTCAGCCATTATCGCAACTTACCGGAAGTAGCCCGCTATCAGAGCTGGACCCACTACGATATGGCACAGGCGACAGCCTTCTATGAACAACAGCGTTCGCTGGCCTTTGCTGAGGATGAGAGCTGGTTCCAGCTTGCCGTAGAGATCCAGGCCAACGGTGCGCTGGCGGGAGATGTGGGGATCCACTTTTTCGATCAAGGCAGACAGGCTGAGCTGGGGATGACCTTTTCCCCGGCGTATCAGCATCAGGGGTATGCCCGGGAAGCCGTGCGGGCGGTGATGGCCTTACTCTTTGAGCAATTAGCCCATCACCGGCTGATGGCGGTGGTTGATACCCGCAACACCGGCGCGATCAAACTCCTGGAAGGGCTGGGCTTTCGTCGCGAGGCGCATTACCGGCAGAATATCTTTTTTAAAGGTGAGTGGGGCGATGAGTACCTGTACGCGCTGCTGCGCAGCGAATATCAGTGA
- the oxlT gene encoding oxalate/formate MFS antiporter, whose amino-acid sequence MTTLSEPLVTPRYGKWRQLVLGLICMAAISSPQYVWTLLTKPLAARLGVGLPELQVTFSLLIILQTFFSPFQGRLVEKFGPRRLIAIGTVMAGMSWVLSAQVNGLATLWLVYGCMGGLGTGIVYIGVVGLMVKWFPQQRGFAAGAVAAGYGMGAIITTFPISLSLTTNGLEHTMTTFGILFALVGFLASQGLKLPPPAVSQPVSQTVAQSSRSFTSREMLRQPLFWLMFAMMAMMSTSGLMVTSQMAVFAEDFGISQAVVFGMAALPLALTIDRFTNGLTRPLFGFISDRFGREQTMFIAFALEGVAMMLWLACREDPLLFVLLSGVVFFGWGEIFSLFPSTLTDTFGSEHAATNYGWLYISQGIGSIFGGPLAALLYQYTHGWHVVFSCAIGLDFVTAVLALWVLKPWRARFIRQHS is encoded by the coding sequence ATGACGACACTCAGCGAACCGTTGGTTACCCCGAGATATGGCAAATGGCGCCAGCTGGTGCTGGGCTTGATCTGTATGGCCGCCATTTCCAGCCCGCAATATGTCTGGACGCTGCTGACAAAACCCCTGGCCGCCAGGCTTGGCGTGGGTCTGCCAGAACTGCAGGTCACCTTCTCGCTGCTGATCATCCTGCAGACCTTCTTTTCGCCTTTTCAGGGGCGGTTAGTGGAAAAATTTGGCCCACGACGGCTGATCGCTATCGGCACGGTGATGGCGGGAATGAGCTGGGTGCTTTCCGCGCAGGTAAACGGTCTGGCGACGCTCTGGCTGGTATATGGCTGCATGGGCGGCCTCGGGACCGGCATCGTTTATATCGGCGTTGTCGGCCTGATGGTCAAATGGTTCCCGCAGCAGCGGGGATTTGCCGCCGGCGCAGTGGCGGCGGGCTATGGGATGGGGGCGATTATAACCACCTTTCCTATCTCCCTGTCGCTGACCACCAACGGCCTTGAACATACCATGACGACTTTCGGCATCCTTTTCGCCCTCGTCGGCTTCCTCGCCAGCCAGGGGCTGAAGCTGCCGCCACCCGCGGTCTCCCAGCCCGTCAGTCAGACGGTGGCGCAAAGCAGCAGATCGTTTACTTCCCGGGAAATGCTGCGCCAGCCGCTGTTCTGGCTGATGTTCGCCATGATGGCGATGATGTCGACTTCCGGGCTGATGGTCACTTCGCAGATGGCGGTGTTCGCCGAGGATTTCGGCATTAGCCAGGCGGTGGTGTTTGGCATGGCGGCGCTGCCGCTGGCGTTAACGATAGACCGCTTTACCAACGGCTTAACCCGGCCGCTGTTTGGTTTTATTTCCGACCGCTTCGGCCGCGAGCAAACCATGTTTATCGCCTTTGCGCTGGAGGGCGTGGCGATGATGCTCTGGCTGGCGTGCCGGGAAGATCCGCTGCTGTTTGTCCTGCTCTCCGGGGTGGTGTTCTTTGGCTGGGGGGAGATTTTCTCTCTCTTCCCGTCGACGCTCACCGATACGTTCGGCAGCGAGCATGCCGCCACCAACTATGGCTGGTTGTATATTTCGCAGGGCATCGGGTCAATCTTCGGCGGCCCGCTGGCAGCACTGCTCTATCAGTACACCCACGGCTGGCATGTGGTCTTCAGCTGCGCGATTGGCCTTGATTTTGTCACCGCCGTCCTCGCGCTGTGGGTGCTAAAACCGTGGCGCGCGCGCTTTATCCGCCAGCACAGCTAA